In Tamandua tetradactyla isolate mTamTet1 chromosome 7, mTamTet1.pri, whole genome shotgun sequence, the following are encoded in one genomic region:
- the LOC143642888 gene encoding nuclear transcription factor Y subunit beta isoform X1: MTMDGDSSTTDASQLGIPADYIGGSHYVIQPHDDTEDSMNDHEDTNGSKESFREQDIYLPIANVARIMKNAIPQTGKIAKDAKECVQECVSEFISFITSEASERCHQEKRKTINGEDILFAMSTLGFDSYVEPLKLYLQKFREAMKGEKGIGGTVTATDGLSEELTEEAFTNQLPAGLITADGQQQNVMVYTTSYQQISGVQQIQFS; this comes from the exons ATGGATGGTGACAGTTCTACCACAGATGCTTCTCAACTAGGGATTCCTGCAGACTACATCGGAGGAAGCCACTATGTCATCCAGCCTCATGACG aCACTGAGGACAGCATGAATGACCACGAGGacacaaatggctcaaaagaaAGTTTCCGAGAACAAGATATATATCTTCCTATTGCCAATGTGGCGAGAATAATGAAAAATGCCATACCTCAAACAGGAAAG attgCAAAAGACGCCAAAGAATGTGTTCAGGAATGTGTGAGTGAGTTCATCAGTTTTATAACATCTGAAGCAAGTGAAAGATGCCATCAAGAGAAACGGAAGACAATCAATGGAGAGGATATTCTCTTTGCCATGTCCACCTTAGGCTTTGACAGCTACGTAGAACCTCTGAAATTATACCTTCAGAAATTCAGAGAG GctatgaaaggagagaaaggaatcGGAGGGACCGTCACAGCCACAGATGGACTGAGTGAAGAGCTCACGGAGGAGGCATTTA CTAACCAGTTACCAGCTGGCTTAATAACTGCAGATGGTCAACAACAAAATGTTATGGTTTATACAACATCGTATCAACAG ATTTCTGGTGTTCAACAAATTCAGTTTTCATGA
- the LOC143642888 gene encoding nuclear transcription factor Y subunit beta isoform X2, with product MDGDSSTTDASQLGIPADYIGGSHYVIQPHDDTEDSMNDHEDTNGSKESFREQDIYLPIANVARIMKNAIPQTGKIAKDAKECVQECVSEFISFITSEASERCHQEKRKTINGEDILFAMSTLGFDSYVEPLKLYLQKFREAMKGEKGIGGTVTATDGLSEELTEEAFTNQLPAGLITADGQQQNVMVYTTSYQQISGVQQIQFS from the exons ATGGATGGTGACAGTTCTACCACAGATGCTTCTCAACTAGGGATTCCTGCAGACTACATCGGAGGAAGCCACTATGTCATCCAGCCTCATGACG aCACTGAGGACAGCATGAATGACCACGAGGacacaaatggctcaaaagaaAGTTTCCGAGAACAAGATATATATCTTCCTATTGCCAATGTGGCGAGAATAATGAAAAATGCCATACCTCAAACAGGAAAG attgCAAAAGACGCCAAAGAATGTGTTCAGGAATGTGTGAGTGAGTTCATCAGTTTTATAACATCTGAAGCAAGTGAAAGATGCCATCAAGAGAAACGGAAGACAATCAATGGAGAGGATATTCTCTTTGCCATGTCCACCTTAGGCTTTGACAGCTACGTAGAACCTCTGAAATTATACCTTCAGAAATTCAGAGAG GctatgaaaggagagaaaggaatcGGAGGGACCGTCACAGCCACAGATGGACTGAGTGAAGAGCTCACGGAGGAGGCATTTA CTAACCAGTTACCAGCTGGCTTAATAACTGCAGATGGTCAACAACAAAATGTTATGGTTTATACAACATCGTATCAACAG ATTTCTGGTGTTCAACAAATTCAGTTTTCATGA